The Porphyromonadaceae bacterium W3.11 genome segment ACCCCCGTAACATACTGCGAGATACCTCCACCCCTTGTTGCCTAAGCACCTCAAGGTTTTCTTCTACCGAGTCTAACTCTTTTTGAAGGATAGCCTCCTGCACCTCCAAGGATTGAGGTATCATTCCAAACTGCTCGTGTGTCAAGATGATACAGTCCCAGTCATTATTCTTGATGTCGTTGAAGATGCGTTGGCGGTTCTGCTTCGTAAAGTCATTCTTCCCAGGATAAAGCACCTTGGCATTGGGGTATGCCTTGCGAAAGGTATCTGCAATGTCAAAGACATTTGCTTTCAGTCCAATAATCATTGGCTTATTAGCTAGCCCTAGTCTCTTCATTTCATAAGCAGCTACGCACATAATGAGCGTCTTGCCAGCTCCCACCTCGTGGTCGCAGATACCTCCACCATTTGTTTTCAGCATCCAGACCGCATCCTTTTGGCTCTTATAGAGTGCAGGGATACCCAGTCCTTTTAGGTCAAGATGAGGAAAAGTCTGATGTGTACCATCAAAGTCGGGACGGACAAAGCAATTGAACAGCTTATTGTACCGCTCAGCCATCTGTTCCTTAAAGGTCTCAGGCTGTCTTCCTAACCAATCGACAAAGCCTTGCCGTATCTCCTCAATCTTGGAGTTGGCTTGCTGAATCTTCTCCCCATCCCTTACCTTAATCGTCTTCATCATACCCGACACTGGGTCTGGCACCTCCTTACTCTTATTGATTTCGGGGATGGTGTTCTGCAGAGCATGTCCCAATAGCTTGATACCATCATACCGCCTAAACTCCCCCTGCACCGCATACTTGTTCCATATATTGGCATTCTTACGCTCACACTGTACAGCATACTCATCCATATTGGCGTGGTACGAGACATCCACCTCCGTGCCAAAGAGATCCGATGCAAAGAGCGAATAGACCTTACTCGGGATCCATCGCTCCCCTAGGTTGAAGTCTAAGTCGGCAAAAGGGACAGGCGTAGGAATAGCAGCTTTGAGAGCCGAAAGACTTCGCTTCGCCTCTTCCACGTCGGGATGCTCCAAGAGCCATGACTCCAATCGCTCCGCTTTCTCAATGACATTGCCCGAGATGTACTTATCGGCAATCTCGTAGTTACCCACCTCGGGATTATAGAAGATACGGTCTTCTAATTCGGTCACGAGGTCGCTCTCTTCTGTTTCGGGGAGTAGCGAAGCCATATAGCCCAAGTCCACCTCCCCAAACTTATTGAGCGAAGCCGAGAGTGCCTCCAAAGGGTTTGCCACGACTGTAAGCTCCTCATTTGAGAATGCGGTAGGGTGGTCAAAGATATCTGCCTTAACCAGCTTTCCATCGATGCTTCGCTCCAAGAAGAGCATCTCTACCCCAGTAGCATCCATCTTGATAAGGTCCACATTGGAGCGGTCATTGAAGTGTCCTCTTTGTGCTACAAAAGCATCGTAGAGGCGATTGAGCTTCTGTCGCTCCTCCTTATCCTCCACCCGATTGTGAGCCTCATAGTCATAAAGACGGTGATAGCTGTCCCTTATCTCCACATACTCCTTTAGCTTCGAGAGCTGTCCATAGGACAAGTCCATCGGATTGAAAAGAGGACTACTCTTTACTCCCGACAAGAAACCGACCTGACCATTCTGAACCACAATGGATCCATCACGCAGGTGACTATCGGGAAGTGAGAGAAAAGGTCGAGGAGATGTATCAAATACCTTCTTCACCTCTTTAATGGGCTTACCCTTATTGGGTATAATATCCCCCTCCTCATCAAAAGAGAAGAGTGATGGCTGGGTCATCTTAGGAGTAGCTCTCTTGGCACTCCTTTTTGGAGAGGCAGGCTTAGCCACACTTTGTTTTGACTTCTCTTTCTTCTCAGTCTGAAGTTCCTTATTGACCCGATCCACCTCCTTTGTCCATTGGGTATATTCCTCTGGAGCAAAAAGTGGTAGCATGGATGCCTCAGACCTCTCATCGTACAGCGTTGGGTCATCTATCGGGTGATGATCATCGTCAAAGTACACCAACTTACCACCCATCTCCCTCGGTGCTTCAAAGTCAGTGCGAATAACCCTCTCCTCCTGCTGATGCTGCTGCTTCTCATAGAGCTTTTGAAGTGAGAGTACTGGCACTCCCTCGGGAGCGACCTCTTCCTCCACTTCCTGCTTATGTGTGTATTGCTCCCCGACGTACTCCTTTAGTTCCTCAATCTGATGAAGCGGTTTCGGCTCAAAGTAAAGGTCACGCTCAATGCCTAGTCCTCTCACCTTTACCTCTCTCATCTCAGCAAGGGACATATAGCCTAGCTCCCAGCCATAGCCCATAGTGGTCAAGCCAAAACCGATTTCCTCCTTCGGGTCATATTCTAGAATATAAGAGGTGTAGGCACCCATCGGAAAAAAGTAACGACCATAGGCGACCTTATCCCCCAATAGCTTTATCTTCTCCGTGGCATAGAGCTTAGGGATCTGCTTTTGCAGTGGCTTAGGCATCAGGTCGTAGGCATTCTCAGCCTCTTTTTGAACCACCTCCTGCTCCTCTTGCTTTACTTCTTTCTTTTGCCCTAGCACTCCAGTCTCATAGAGGGAGAGGTCAAATTGTTTACCCATATCTATAGTCAGTTGCTCCCTAATTTCATTGGCAATCCCCTCTACACCGCCTTCGTGGGTATAAACCCAAGTGGGCTTGCCGTAAGGGTCGCTTCCTATTCTTTTGTCTGTAGCAATAATCCGCTGGCGAGCTTCTTCTCCCTCAAAAAGAGCATTGTGGGTAAAAGCGATACTAAAGCCATCACCCTTAGACACAGCATAGCTCTCAATAAAGAGCTTCTCCGTGGGAGTCAGCTCTTGCTTATTACTCTGCTTCTGTAGGATAATCAAGTCGCTCCCCACCTCTGTCCCAGCATTTTCTGAAAACATGCCAGAGGGGAGTCTCAGTGCAGAGACAAGGTTACTATGCTCCATTAGATACTTGCGAATAGGCTCATTTTTAGGTGAGTCCAAGACACCTCGCGAAGTAATGAATGCGAGCAACCCGCCCTCCTTCAGCACATCAAGCCCTTTGACAAAAAAATAGTTATGAATTGCCTTGGTAGAAGCCTGCTTAATGACCTCATCACTCTTGATGAAACTTCGGTCATAGACCAAGAAGTCTCCAAAGGGAATATTGCTGGTGATGAGTTCGAAGCCACCTCCTTCTGCCCCAAGGTCGTCCACCTGCTCAAAGGGTTTCTGATAGACTTGTATATTGCCCTCGCCCATCGGGTAAAGGGCTTGCATCATACGAGCGGTTAAGAGGTCTTTCTCCAAGGCATACACCTTGGTAGTTGGTGAAGTAGCAAAGGCAGTGGTGAAAGCTCCCATACCTGCCGATGGATCGAGCACACGATTGAGCCGAATGCCACTGCTCTCTATCCCCTGAGCAATCGCATCTACTATCCGCTGGTCGGTATAAAAGGAGGTCAAGACACTCGACTTAATGCTATCCCAATACCGCTTCGCCATATTCGCATCCAGAGCATCCCGATAGATGAGTTGCTTCAGCTGACGAGTCGGTTCAAAGAGCGACTGCTCGCTCATAGCCCAATAACGGATATCCTCATCGCTGTCGGTGCGACTGAGGATACACTTTAGCCCTCCGAAGCCTTGATAGCGGAGCAGTTGCTCCCGCTCTTCAGTAGTCGGTAGTCTCCTCTCTTTTTCCAGTCTAAGGATCACTCGTATTGCCTCGCTATTCTCTAGCAATACCTTTTTCTTATTGTATGCCATATCGAAATCTTACTATAGATGAGCAATACTTTCTCAATAGAATGAACGCTATAGGTATCAGACATGAACGACTGATAGGATATCCCTTGAACCTTATAGCTATATGGCATGACCCTTAATATATACTAATCACCTACTTTAATATATACTAATTGAGCCAATTAATATATATCAAAGGTTCATGCTTTCGGCATTAAACGCTCATGCGTGATAGCTATCTCGGTTGCCTTATATGCCCATACCGCTTATCTCCGTGGGGTGTTCCTACTTTTTCTTGGCTCTCACCTCAAACTCAAAAGCGGCGGAGAAGTCCTCTTTTAGCACTAATCGGGCATTGAATTTCTTACCAGCCTTACTGGTCATTCCTTTGAGGGTGGGTGTTTTGCCCTTAGTGATGAGGTCTTGGATATTGCTATCCGAGAGGAAAGTACCACAGAGTTCACGAAAGACTTTGAAGCCACAAGCTTCATCTTTGCACTTCGCCACCTTATTGTAAATAGCAAAGCTCTCCTTACCACACTTGGGACACTTGTAAACTGGGTACTGCTTGGTAGGTACAGTCAGTGCCAATAACTCACTACATATTTGGCGAGTGTACTCCTTGATACCCTCCTCGAACTCTCCAATATCTAAAGCTCCTGCTTCAATAGCAGCAAGAGAGAGCTCCCAATTGCCTGTCATCTCTGCATTGGCGATCTTCATCTCTTTCACCAACTCAAATACCTCAAGTCCCTTGTCGGTAGGGATGAGAGACTTCTTCTCCCTACGGATGAAATCTCTAAGGATAAGGGTCTCAATGATATTGGCTCTTGTTGCTGGTGTGCCGATACCACATTCCGCAAGAGCTTTCTTACTCTCCGTGTCCTCGACCTCTTTACCAGCATGTTCCATTGCTGAAAGCAGGGTCGCCTCTGTGTAGAGTGGCTTTGGTTTGGTGGCTTGCTTCAGTAGCTCGGCACTCTGTAGGGATAGAGTTTCGCCCTCCAAGATAGCTGGGAGCTTATCCAACTCTTCTTCTTCACTCTCTTTCCTTTTATCGTCCCTCTTACGTTGTACTACCTTCCAGCCAAGGGCAACTGATCGCTGACCTTTCCAGATGAAATGATGTATGCCCTCTGTCATCTCTACCTGCATTCGCTCCTCCTGGGAGGGTGGCAGGAATGCCTCGACAAAGCGATGGGCAATCATCGTGTAGATGGTTTGCTCATCCGCGGAGAGCATCGGGGACTCCTCGCCGGTCGGGATGATAGCGTGGTGGTCAGTCACCTTGCTATCGTCCACAGATTGGCGATTGAGAGGGATAGGAAGCGTCTGCTTCAGCACCTTGGCGATGAGCTTCGGGATTTCCTCAAAGAGATCCTCCGAGATATAGCGACTACCCGTGCGTGGATATGTGGTTACCTTCTTCTCGTAGAGGCTCTGAGCGATAGACAAGGTCTTGTCGGCAGAGAAACCGTGGCGACTATTGACTTCCTTTTGGAGTGCGGTCAGGTCGTACAAGAGAGGTGGCGGTGTCTCCGTCACCTTTCTTGTGACCTTAGTGACCGTAAGCGAGCCGTGAGAGCGGAGCTGTGCGAGCATACTCTCGGCTGCCGTTTCATTATCATATTGCTCCAGAGAGTTGGCTTGGAGCGTGAGGTCGGGGTGGTTGATGGAAGTGGATAGCTTCCAGTAAGGCACTGACTGAAACGCTCTATTCGTGAGGTAGCGAGAGCATATCATCGCCAAGGTGGGTGTCTGAACTCGCCCGAGAGAGTAACCGCCACGCCTTGCAATAGACATGGCTCTGCTGGCATTTATACCTACGCACCAGTCGGCTTCGCTCCTCGCTTTAGCGGAGAGGTAGAGGTTGTCGTACTGAGAGCCTGGCTTTAGATGACTAAGTCCCTCATTGATAGCTTTATCTGTAAGCGAGGAGATCCAAAGTCTTTGGAAGGGCTTTTGGCAACCAAGGTAGCTATAGATGTAGCGGAAGATAAGTTCGCCCTCTCGCCCCGCATCTGTGGCAACGATGATTTGGTCTGCTTCTGTAAAGCAATGACGAATTGCCTTGAGTTGCTTAAGGGCTGATGGGTCATCGTGGTACTCCTTGTCCTTGCAGACTTGTCGCACTACCAACTGGTGTGGATTGGGGAGTATCGGCAGGTCGTCTGCTCGGTACTCCTTAAATCCATATACTTCGGGCATAGCAAGGGTGATAAGATGACCAATAGCCCAAGTGACGAGATAGCCATTCCCCTCGATATAGCCGTT includes the following:
- a CDS encoding N-6 DNA methylase; this translates as MAYNKKKVLLENSEAIRVILRLEKERRLPTTEEREQLLRYQGFGGLKCILSRTDSDEDIRYWAMSEQSLFEPTRQLKQLIYRDALDANMAKRYWDSIKSSVLTSFYTDQRIVDAIAQGIESSGIRLNRVLDPSAGMGAFTTAFATSPTTKVYALEKDLLTARMMQALYPMGEGNIQVYQKPFEQVDDLGAEGGGFELITSNIPFGDFLVYDRSFIKSDEVIKQASTKAIHNYFFVKGLDVLKEGGLLAFITSRGVLDSPKNEPIRKYLMEHSNLVSALRLPSGMFSENAGTEVGSDLIILQKQSNKQELTPTEKLFIESYAVSKGDGFSIAFTHNALFEGEEARQRIIATDKRIGSDPYGKPTWVYTHEGGVEGIANEIREQLTIDMGKQFDLSLYETGVLGQKKEVKQEEQEVVQKEAENAYDLMPKPLQKQIPKLYATEKIKLLGDKVAYGRYFFPMGAYTSYILEYDPKEEIGFGLTTMGYGWELGYMSLAEMREVKVRGLGIERDLYFEPKPLHQIEELKEYVGEQYTHKQEVEEEVAPEGVPVLSLQKLYEKQQHQQEERVIRTDFEAPREMGGKLVYFDDDHHPIDDPTLYDERSEASMLPLFAPEEYTQWTKEVDRVNKELQTEKKEKSKQSVAKPASPKRSAKRATPKMTQPSLFSFDEEGDIIPNKGKPIKEVKKVFDTSPRPFLSLPDSHLRDGSIVVQNGQVGFLSGVKSSPLFNPMDLSYGQLSKLKEYVEIRDSYHRLYDYEAHNRVEDKEERQKLNRLYDAFVAQRGHFNDRSNVDLIKMDATGVEMLFLERSIDGKLVKADIFDHPTAFSNEELTVVANPLEALSASLNKFGEVDLGYMASLLPETEESDLVTELEDRIFYNPEVGNYEIADKYISGNVIEKAERLESWLLEHPDVEEAKRSLSALKAAIPTPVPFADLDFNLGERWIPSKVYSLFASDLFGTEVDVSYHANMDEYAVQCERKNANIWNKYAVQGEFRRYDGIKLLGHALQNTIPEINKSKEVPDPVSGMMKTIKVRDGEKIQQANSKIEEIRQGFVDWLGRQPETFKEQMAERYNKLFNCFVRPDFDGTHQTFPHLDLKGLGIPALYKSQKDAVWMLKTNGGGICDHEVGAGKTLIMCVAAYEMKRLGLANKPMIIGLKANVFDIADTFRKAYPNAKVLYPGKNDFTKQNRQRIFNDIKNNDWDCIILTHEQFGMIPQSLEVQEAILQKELDSVEENLEVLRQQGVEVSRSMLRGLEKRKENLEVKLKTIADDLTERKDDAVDFKLMGIDHLFVDESHRFKNLLFNTRHSRVSGLGNPDGSQRALNMLFALRTIQERSGKDLGATFLSGTTISNSLTELYLLFKYLRPQALEKQGINTFDAWAAVFAKKSTDYEFSVTNEIIQKERFRTFIKVPELASFYAEICDFRTAKDIGIDRPEKDEILHNIPPTPEQEEFIGKLMEFAKTGNAELLGRAPLSESEEKAKMLIATDYARKMSLDMRMISQEYSDHIDNKASHCARMIWEYYQKFDKQKGTQFVFSDLGTYKPNEWSVYSEIKRKLTEDYGIPSSEVRFIQECKTERAKKAMVEAMKRGEVRVLFGSTEMLGTGVNAQQRAVAVHHLDTPWRPSDLEQRNGRAVRKGNEVAKLYADNKVDVIIYAVERSLDSYKFNLLHNKQLFINQLKSNSLGSRTIDEGAMDEDSGLNFSEYVAVLSGNTDLLEKAKLEKKITALESERKAFNRERDQALNTIGEIEFKANIHKSRIAQAESDWSKYNSVVQRDEAGQPLNAIVIKGVEGVTDEKQIAERLHEIAEKARTGNEYLEVGLVYGFPILVKSESSAKDGLFALTQNRFFVKGEGNIYYTYNNGTLATDPKLACRNFVNALERIPKVIESHQKELIKVTASISTYQEIANSSWKKEDELRSLKSQASELDRKIALSLATPSDTDDSPEQQLSNQVSENPMQSSRASEQQTIKPQESLSQKLDSDTLKNAYRPKWR
- a CDS encoding DNA topoisomerase 3; this translates as MTTCIIAEKPSVARDIARIVGATQKQNGYIEGNGYLVTWAIGHLITLAMPEVYGFKEYRADDLPILPNPHQLVVRQVCKDKEYHDDPSALKQLKAIRHCFTEADQIIVATDAGREGELIFRYIYSYLGCQKPFQRLWISSLTDKAINEGLSHLKPGSQYDNLYLSAKARSEADWCVGINASRAMSIARRGGYSLGRVQTPTLAMICSRYLTNRAFQSVPYWKLSTSINHPDLTLQANSLEQYDNETAAESMLAQLRSHGSLTVTKVTRKVTETPPPLLYDLTALQKEVNSRHGFSADKTLSIAQSLYEKKVTTYPRTGSRYISEDLFEEIPKLIAKVLKQTLPIPLNRQSVDDSKVTDHHAIIPTGEESPMLSADEQTIYTMIAHRFVEAFLPPSQEERMQVEMTEGIHHFIWKGQRSVALGWKVVQRKRDDKRKESEEEELDKLPAILEGETLSLQSAELLKQATKPKPLYTEATLLSAMEHAGKEVEDTESKKALAECGIGTPATRANIIETLILRDFIRREKKSLIPTDKGLEVFELVKEMKIANAEMTGNWELSLAAIEAGALDIGEFEEGIKEYTRQICSELLALTVPTKQYPVYKCPKCGKESFAIYNKVAKCKDEACGFKVFRELCGTFLSDSNIQDLITKGKTPTLKGMTSKAGKKFNARLVLKEDFSAAFEFEVRAKKK